One segment of Streptomyces sp. XD-27 DNA contains the following:
- a CDS encoding serine hydrolase: protein MTYRTDCIEQLLSEGVRNKVYPGAVWAVGDAAATRAHSTIGVLDPDEPDVPMRPDTVFDAASLTKILAVWSSIGALWEEGKLDLDSPLGTLWPEVEGHPLGAVTARHLLTHTAGVPLRAQLKNLYGTDPQDIRDGVLHEALHRHPGEAVEYTDRAALILGYLAEHLSAQSLDRLATERTWQPLGMNSTCFGPLPAEIAARCAPTELDQDTDTHLKGNAHDFSARLLGGVCGIAGAFTVLDDLTVFLRYMLDTAAAPGRAGFGPAWTTESLTIQTGTLEPARGLFWHPAPGTAPADDVWVHYGFTGTGMWVCPRRRRWAVLLTNKLYYTRDRQPLTDLRNAFRELSFG from the coding sequence ATGACGTACCGCACCGACTGCATCGAACAGCTCCTGAGTGAGGGCGTCCGCAACAAGGTCTACCCCGGCGCCGTGTGGGCCGTCGGCGACGCCGCGGCCACGCGCGCCCACAGCACCATCGGCGTCCTCGACCCCGACGAGCCGGACGTACCGATGCGGCCCGACACCGTCTTCGACGCCGCCAGCCTCACCAAGATCCTCGCCGTGTGGTCCTCCATCGGTGCCCTTTGGGAGGAAGGCAAACTCGATCTCGACTCCCCACTCGGCACCCTCTGGCCCGAGGTCGAAGGTCACCCGCTCGGAGCAGTGACCGCCCGCCACCTCCTGACCCACACCGCTGGCGTCCCACTGCGGGCCCAGCTCAAGAACCTGTACGGCACCGACCCACAGGACATCCGCGACGGCGTCCTCCACGAAGCCCTGCACCGCCACCCTGGCGAGGCCGTCGAGTACACCGACCGGGCCGCCCTCATCCTGGGCTACCTCGCCGAACACCTCTCCGCTCAGAGCCTCGACCGGCTCGCCACGGAACGAACCTGGCAGCCGCTGGGCATGAACTCCACTTGCTTCGGACCACTGCCCGCCGAGATCGCCGCCCGGTGCGCGCCAACCGAGCTCGACCAGGACACCGACACCCATCTCAAGGGCAATGCCCACGACTTCTCCGCCCGACTCCTGGGCGGAGTGTGCGGCATCGCCGGCGCCTTCACCGTCCTCGACGACCTCACAGTCTTCCTGCGCTACATGCTGGACACCGCCGCGGCCCCAGGGCGGGCCGGGTTCGGCCCGGCCTGGACCACGGAGTCGCTGACCATCCAGACCGGCACCCTGGAGCCCGCACGTGGCCTGTTCTGGCACCCCGCCCCCGGAACCGCTCCTGCCGACGACGTCTGGGTCCACTACGGCTTCACCGGCACCGGCATGTGGGTCTGCCCCAGACGCCGACGGTGGGCGGTGCTGCTGACCAACAAGCTCTACTACACCCGCGACCGCCAGCCCCTGACGGACCTTCGCAACGCCTTCCGCGAGCTGTCCTTCGGCTAG
- a CDS encoding glycosyltransferase family 4 protein, producing the protein MSPLVRPATGPLAATFLDLPAGSPGGSVELFLDLYTGDRPLIPARAFMLTPPGSTRRPRAGLDLLPVAGKCLEGPAFDRYVAALREALASAIDPSQIGVLHLQHLAFGATPALLRALPAHPRIALVHGTDLLFAGVHRNQLQVLRETARAAHAIVVPTSAMADHLLKLAPQVDHRKIAHIPWGIPDHLITDPPPRPARTSTSHLRLLYAGRLTAEKGVEALVKSLVPVRGVELSIAAPRSQFHGLAPLLQRAGVRARYLGWLRRPQLWKAFTEHDALVMPSTTLEAMGLVALEAQACGLPVLYQPVPGLSEALAASGMATDFTHPAALTRDLDRLRTTPGLLPALRQAGYANAARYPLPATAQALADLGHQLT; encoded by the coding sequence GTGAGCCCCCTTGTCCGCCCGGCCACCGGACCGCTGGCCGCCACCTTCCTCGACCTGCCCGCCGGGAGCCCCGGCGGCAGCGTCGAACTCTTCCTCGACCTCTACACCGGCGACAGGCCCCTCATCCCCGCACGGGCATTCATGCTCACCCCGCCCGGTTCCACACGCCGCCCCCGAGCCGGCCTCGACCTGCTGCCCGTGGCCGGGAAGTGCCTGGAGGGCCCCGCCTTCGACCGCTACGTCGCAGCCCTACGCGAAGCTCTCGCGTCCGCGATCGACCCGTCCCAGATAGGCGTCCTGCACCTGCAGCACCTCGCCTTCGGCGCCACCCCCGCCCTGCTCCGAGCCCTGCCCGCACACCCCAGGATCGCCCTGGTCCACGGCACGGACCTGCTCTTCGCAGGAGTCCACCGCAACCAGCTCCAGGTCCTGCGGGAGACCGCCAGGGCCGCCCACGCCATCGTGGTACCCACCAGTGCGATGGCCGACCACCTCCTCAAACTCGCCCCACAGGTGGACCACCGGAAAATCGCCCACATCCCCTGGGGCATCCCCGACCACCTGATCACCGACCCACCACCTCGGCCTGCCCGCACGTCCACTAGCCACCTGCGCCTGCTGTACGCGGGTCGTCTGACCGCCGAGAAGGGCGTGGAGGCCCTGGTCAAGAGCCTGGTCCCCGTCCGAGGCGTCGAGCTGAGCATTGCCGCCCCCAGATCCCAGTTCCATGGCCTGGCCCCGCTGCTGCAGCGGGCAGGTGTGAGGGCCCGTTACCTCGGCTGGCTCCGCCGTCCCCAACTGTGGAAGGCGTTCACCGAACACGACGCGCTGGTCATGCCGTCCACCACCCTGGAGGCCATGGGCCTGGTCGCGCTGGAAGCCCAAGCCTGCGGATTGCCCGTCCTCTACCAACCCGTGCCTGGCCTCAGCGAAGCCCTCGCCGCCTCCGGCATGGCTACCGACTTCACCCACCCCGCCGCTCTCACCCGCGACCTCGACCGCCTGCGGACCACCCCCGGCCTACTACCAGCCCTACGACAAGCGGGCTACGCGAACGCCGCCCGCTACCCCCTCCCGGCGACGGCCCAGGCCCTGGCCGACCTCGGCCACCAGCTCACCTGA
- a CDS encoding deoxycytidine triphosphate deaminase codes for MILTGPAIAAAIQADEITIDPYDPTRLSPNAYDWRLGDTIRICDSDLDAAAPTAFTEQTIPTSGLVLKPGVLYLGVTLEKTGSETYAQMLNGDRATGSLGIWVHVSAPLGHQGHAIRWTLEIRATKPARIYPGMTFGKLIFLTAFGTPASYQQQRAKYAATSGIDISRLYEEISRGAL; via the coding sequence GTGATCCTTACCGGCCCCGCGATCGCCGCCGCCATCCAGGCCGACGAGATCACCATCGACCCGTACGACCCCACCCGCCTCTCCCCGAACGCCTACGACTGGCGCCTCGGGGACACGATCCGCATCTGCGACAGCGACCTGGACGCCGCCGCCCCGACTGCATTCACCGAGCAGACCATCCCCACATCCGGCCTGGTGCTGAAGCCGGGCGTGCTCTACCTCGGCGTCACGCTGGAGAAGACCGGCTCCGAGACGTACGCGCAGATGCTCAACGGCGACCGTGCCACCGGCTCACTCGGCATCTGGGTCCACGTCTCCGCCCCGCTCGGCCACCAAGGCCACGCCATCCGCTGGACCCTGGAGATCCGCGCCACCAAGCCCGCCCGCATCTACCCGGGCATGACCTTCGGCAAGCTGATCTTCCTCACCGCCTTCGGCACCCCGGCCAGCTATCAGCAGCAACGCGCCAAGTACGCGGCCACCAGCGGCATCGACATCTCCCGCCTCTACGAAGAGATCTCCCGAGGAGCGCTGTGA
- the dcd gene encoding dCTP deaminase translates to MILTGPEITAAAHDGRLTITPFEPEQVNPNSYNVRLGPTLLTYTAAVIDAHQPNPTQVVEIDEHGYVLQPGELYLGHTLEQVGSDTFVPLLFGRSSVGRLGLFVEITAPIGDIGFHGQWTLMLTPIRPLRVYAGMKIGQIMFFVSTGSITLYRGKYQAATGPQPSHYWQDTARIPAVAS, encoded by the coding sequence ATGATCCTCACCGGCCCCGAGATCACCGCCGCCGCCCACGACGGACGCTTAACGATCACCCCCTTCGAGCCCGAGCAGGTCAACCCCAACAGCTACAACGTCCGCCTCGGCCCCACGCTGCTGACGTACACCGCAGCGGTCATCGACGCCCACCAGCCGAACCCCACACAGGTGGTCGAGATCGACGAGCACGGGTACGTGCTCCAGCCCGGCGAGCTCTACCTCGGCCACACCCTCGAACAGGTCGGCTCCGACACGTTCGTACCGCTGTTGTTCGGCCGCTCCTCCGTCGGCCGACTGGGACTTTTCGTCGAGATCACCGCCCCTATCGGCGACATCGGCTTTCACGGGCAGTGGACGCTGATGCTCACACCGATCCGGCCGCTGCGGGTGTACGCCGGCATGAAGATCGGGCAGATCATGTTCTTCGTCTCCACCGGTTCCATCACGCTCTACCGCGGCAAGTACCAGGCCGCCACAGGCCCGCAGCCCTCCCACTACTGGCAGGACACGGCCCGCATCCCGGCGGTCGCCTCGTGA
- a CDS encoding metallophosphoesterase, with translation MSRELLRITATTDVHSAFDTGAPMLAHLHTARADSLIVDCGDFFEGSGFYRFGKGQIEREILTSLYDLLAPGNHGWPHYFEPDLRVMTVCANTIDDDGEPLFDRVRIERIGGRRVAVTAAIGPQAFNAIPADQRAGHHVTDPAQALRELMLEHHHRTDAWIVLSHSGFDEDLKLAAACPFTDVIFSGHCHSDTYGPVHVGDTLVVKGRELGIGYATAEPVGTGWAARTCAFPTPSVAPEDLAVLQEKIAFIGRMLAATLGTVNAPYRDTELDRHHLLQEIAERLHTGFGADAVVLNETALRPTYLGDRLTLGDLLAIEPFDNQLVHAFLPDTYTKDLDGLLTRLTEQVGPLAIAPRPLPAGIRSVLTTGYLADTYLGGRTRQAGLRLGQAVRRTIATPLPEEKGETAR, from the coding sequence ATGAGCCGAGAACTCCTCCGGATCACGGCCACGACCGATGTCCACTCCGCCTTCGACACGGGCGCGCCGATGCTCGCCCACCTCCACACCGCCAGGGCCGACAGCCTGATCGTCGATTGCGGCGACTTCTTCGAAGGCAGCGGCTTCTACCGCTTCGGCAAGGGCCAGATCGAACGCGAAATCCTCACCAGCCTGTACGACCTGCTCGCCCCGGGAAACCACGGCTGGCCGCACTACTTCGAACCGGATCTGCGCGTGATGACCGTATGCGCGAACACGATCGACGACGATGGCGAGCCCCTCTTCGACCGCGTACGCATCGAGCGCATCGGCGGCCGGCGAGTCGCCGTCACCGCGGCGATCGGCCCGCAAGCATTCAACGCGATCCCTGCTGACCAGCGCGCGGGCCACCACGTCACCGACCCGGCTCAGGCTCTGCGCGAGCTGATGCTGGAGCACCATCACCGGACCGACGCCTGGATAGTGCTGTCCCACTCCGGCTTCGACGAGGACCTGAAGCTGGCCGCGGCCTGCCCGTTCACAGACGTCATCTTCTCCGGGCACTGCCACAGCGACACCTACGGACCCGTCCACGTCGGCGACACCCTGGTGGTCAAAGGCCGTGAGCTCGGCATCGGCTACGCCACCGCCGAGCCCGTCGGCACCGGCTGGGCCGCCCGCACCTGCGCCTTCCCCACCCCATCCGTGGCCCCCGAGGACCTCGCCGTACTGCAGGAGAAGATCGCCTTCATCGGCCGGATGCTCGCCGCCACCCTCGGCACGGTGAACGCGCCGTACCGGGACACCGAATTGGATCGGCACCACCTACTGCAGGAAATCGCCGAACGGCTCCACACCGGGTTCGGGGCCGACGCGGTCGTTCTCAACGAGACCGCCCTGCGGCCCACCTACCTCGGTGACCGGCTCACGCTTGGGGACCTGCTGGCCATCGAGCCCTTCGACAACCAGCTCGTCCACGCCTTCCTCCCCGACACCTACACGAAGGACCTGGACGGCCTGCTCACGCGCCTGACCGAACAGGTCGGCCCCCTGGCCATCGCACCCCGGCCACTGCCAGCGGGAATCCGCTCCGTGCTGACCACCGGCTACCTCGCCGACACCTACCTCGGCGGACGCACCCGCCAGGCCGGGCTCCGGCTCGGCCAGGCCGTGCGCCGCACCATCGCCACCCCACTGCCCGAAGAGAAGGGAGAGACCGCCCGATGA
- a CDS encoding UDP-N-acetylglucosamine 1-carboxyvinyltransferase, giving the protein MVAVRPGSPLAGSITVDGSKNAALPLLAAAAALHRPVHLGNVPANTDVETMLTLLQQAGWHAARPIRDPHTTVILPSDKPQPGQDPEVAARIRASYYLVPALLGAYGRAWLPWPGGCRIGERGMELHFKVYESFGDRTTIDDNGYLVEAAASRTGTVSLVLPFRSRGATIAALLRAVVAGRSLRLGRPNLSPEVLSVVEALQAAGWECRASETVLALEPAASVSAETIVWRVPGDKVEAGTLACAVAATGGSAHIFGVRGDDVAPLINALQWIGVPAGVEGGALTVQARDAEPTGRSLRAIASLSPEGLDADFEPPLMALALGYTGKHLFADAINPGRHSNLLPQLARLGSEIHELSPTECHLTGPQRLTGAGVEATDIRTGSALLIAGLTARGVTTLGGLDQLRRGHADLPTKLHALGADICEVTP; this is encoded by the coding sequence GTGGTCGCCGTCCGACCCGGCAGTCCCCTTGCCGGTTCCATCACCGTCGACGGGTCCAAGAACGCGGCTTTGCCCCTGCTGGCCGCCGCTGCGGCCCTGCACCGCCCGGTGCATCTGGGAAACGTCCCAGCGAACACGGACGTCGAGACGATGCTCACCCTGCTCCAGCAGGCTGGCTGGCACGCGGCCCGCCCGATCAGAGATCCGCACACCACGGTGATCCTGCCGAGCGACAAACCCCAGCCGGGCCAGGATCCCGAGGTCGCCGCTCGTATCCGGGCCTCGTACTACCTCGTACCGGCTCTGCTGGGCGCATACGGCCGCGCCTGGCTGCCGTGGCCGGGCGGCTGCCGGATCGGCGAACGTGGGATGGAATTGCACTTCAAGGTCTACGAGAGCTTCGGCGACCGCACGACCATCGACGACAACGGATACCTCGTCGAGGCAGCCGCCAGCCGGACCGGAACCGTGTCCCTGGTGCTGCCCTTCCGGTCCCGCGGGGCGACCATCGCCGCCCTCCTGCGCGCCGTCGTGGCTGGACGGTCTCTACGCCTCGGGAGGCCCAACCTCTCGCCCGAGGTGCTCAGCGTCGTTGAAGCACTGCAGGCAGCAGGATGGGAGTGCCGGGCCAGCGAGACCGTCCTGGCGCTCGAGCCGGCCGCCTCCGTCTCGGCGGAGACCATCGTCTGGAGGGTGCCCGGCGACAAGGTCGAAGCCGGAACCCTGGCCTGCGCGGTCGCTGCGACCGGCGGCAGCGCGCACATCTTCGGCGTACGCGGCGACGACGTCGCTCCTCTGATCAATGCCTTGCAGTGGATCGGTGTCCCCGCCGGCGTGGAGGGCGGTGCTCTCACCGTCCAGGCCCGCGACGCCGAGCCGACCGGCCGATCGCTGCGAGCCATCGCGTCCCTCTCCCCGGAGGGCCTGGACGCCGACTTCGAACCGCCACTGATGGCGCTGGCCCTGGGGTACACCGGCAAGCATCTGTTCGCCGACGCCATCAATCCCGGTCGCCACAGCAACCTGCTGCCCCAGCTCGCCCGCTTGGGTTCCGAGATCCACGAGCTGTCGCCCACCGAATGCCACCTCACCGGTCCGCAGCGGCTGACTGGCGCCGGGGTGGAGGCCACCGACATCCGCACGGGCTCCGCCCTGCTCATCGCTGGCCTCACCGCCCGCGGCGTCACCACCCTCGGCGGCCTCGACCAGCTCCGCCGCGGCCACGCCGACCTGCCCACCAAACTCCACGCCCTCGGCGCCGACATCTGCGAGGTCACCCCATGA
- a CDS encoding ATP-binding protein: MEVHQICFPVAGTRAAAASARQQLAAGIRAWGALLDPELLDSAELVAAELITNAVRHTNDGPIVATARLNSDGLLIEVTDASPNVPRVGLPDTEKEGGRGLFLIAALADRHGFDPTPSGKRCWAQFKVSAPLPPHRAFQCRGVDC, from the coding sequence ATGGAAGTGCACCAGATCTGTTTTCCCGTCGCGGGCACACGAGCCGCTGCCGCATCCGCACGGCAGCAGCTCGCTGCCGGGATACGGGCCTGGGGCGCCCTCCTCGACCCGGAGCTCCTGGACTCGGCGGAGCTGGTGGCCGCAGAGCTGATCACCAACGCGGTACGGCACACGAACGACGGTCCAATCGTGGCCACCGCCCGCCTGAACAGCGACGGTCTGCTGATCGAGGTGACCGACGCCAGCCCCAACGTCCCGCGGGTCGGCCTGCCGGATACGGAGAAGGAAGGCGGACGGGGCCTGTTCCTCATCGCCGCACTCGCCGATCGCCACGGATTCGATCCGACGCCGTCCGGCAAGCGCTGCTGGGCCCAGTTCAAGGTCAGCGCCCCGCTCCCGCCCCACCGCGCCTTCCAATGCAGAGGAGTTGACTGTTGA
- a CDS encoding helix-turn-helix domain-containing protein, with the protein MAEAQSEARRIGEVIRQARVLQRRSQRDVAAALGYHQSKVSRLESGRGTEDVRVLREIAQVLEIPPQCLGLAAAPDASPADPGTEDMHRRTFLAVSAAALAAPPPSTAAHHELVRVLLPGTSPAATGQALAIDELRERARAVRRMFCMCDYAELEQTLPGLIADLRQAAGGSSGSAEASGLLATAYQTSVSLLLKLADQGNAWLAAGRAMAEAERSGDPVVLAASVRVHAHVLVREKHTAQAVNIIRHTADQLTGSYDQRSPRYLAAVGLLLLRGATAASRDGDRDTTQDFLTEAKEVARYVAFDRPDAWANFSPTNVALHEVSAAVSFGDAGIALETARPLMRRHIPVPERRAALWVETARAYSQQGRLADGYQALRIAESCAAQDIRRPAVRELVADMAARDRRRTLPELHHFSRQLGVPA; encoded by the coding sequence ATGGCCGAAGCGCAGAGCGAAGCGAGACGGATCGGCGAAGTGATCCGTCAGGCACGCGTGTTACAGCGGCGCTCGCAGAGGGACGTCGCCGCCGCACTGGGGTATCACCAGTCGAAGGTGAGCCGCCTGGAGAGCGGCAGGGGCACGGAGGACGTGCGCGTGCTGCGCGAGATCGCACAGGTACTGGAGATTCCGCCGCAATGTCTCGGCCTCGCCGCCGCCCCCGACGCCAGCCCCGCCGACCCCGGAACCGAGGACATGCACCGCCGTACCTTCCTTGCCGTGAGCGCCGCCGCGCTCGCGGCTCCGCCGCCGTCGACCGCAGCACATCACGAGCTGGTCCGGGTCCTGCTGCCAGGCACGAGCCCTGCGGCCACCGGGCAAGCCTTGGCCATCGACGAGCTGCGGGAGCGGGCACGGGCCGTACGCCGGATGTTCTGCATGTGCGACTACGCGGAACTGGAGCAGACCCTGCCGGGTCTCATCGCCGATCTGCGCCAGGCCGCCGGTGGCTCATCCGGCTCGGCGGAGGCGTCCGGGTTGCTCGCGACCGCGTACCAGACGTCGGTGAGCCTGTTGCTGAAGCTAGCCGATCAGGGCAACGCCTGGCTCGCGGCTGGTCGGGCCATGGCCGAGGCGGAGAGGTCCGGGGATCCTGTCGTCCTCGCCGCCAGTGTCCGCGTTCACGCCCACGTGCTCGTGCGGGAGAAGCACACCGCCCAGGCCGTGAACATCATCCGCCACACCGCCGACCAGCTCACAGGCTCCTACGACCAGCGCTCGCCCCGGTACCTGGCAGCGGTCGGTCTGCTGTTGCTCCGCGGGGCGACCGCCGCCAGCAGAGACGGTGACCGCGACACCACCCAGGACTTCCTCACCGAGGCCAAGGAGGTGGCTCGCTACGTCGCCTTCGACCGGCCTGACGCCTGGGCGAACTTCAGCCCCACCAATGTCGCCCTGCACGAGGTCAGCGCGGCCGTCTCCTTCGGCGACGCGGGCATCGCCCTGGAGACCGCCCGTCCCCTCATGCGCCGCCACATCCCCGTACCCGAGCGCCGTGCTGCCCTGTGGGTCGAAACTGCCCGCGCCTACAGCCAGCAGGGCCGCCTCGCCGACGGATACCAGGCCCTGCGCATCGCTGAGAGCTGCGCGGCACAGGACATCCGCCGCCCTGCCGTCCGGGAACTGGTCGCCGACATGGCCGCCCGCGACCGCCGCCGTACCCTGCCGGAACTGCACCACTTCAGCCGACAGCTGGGAGTCCCCGCGTGA